The Phycisphaerae bacterium sequence CACTGCCCGCACCCAGATCTCGCGCAGGTTCTTGCCGCCGGCCAGGCCGCGGACGCCGTCGACGATGTCGAACGAAGTGCCGATCGCCTGGTCCTTAAGTAGGTCCCGCAGCACGGGAACCCAGTGCTCATCGACCAGCGAGAGGTTCGATTGCATGGCGTTGCGGACGCGGTCAAGGTCGTCGCCGAACGCGCGTTGCTGCTGTTGCATGATCTCGGCGTAGTATTCCGGCCCGCACAACATCGGCTCGCCGCCGTGCCAGAGGAAACGCAGGTTTCTGCGGTCGTCCCTGCGAACCCATTTAGCAAAGATGTCAAACAGCGGGCCGAGCTTCTCGCACGGGAGGATCTTGCGCTTGCCCAACGTCCCGTCGGCCGAGCAGTAGACGCAGGTGCCGTTGCAGGCTTCGGTCGGCTTGATGATGATTTCCATGACTGACAAGACACCCGGCTTGGCGGTCACGCGTCGGCGTAGTTGGCGTAGTCGCAGTAGTCGCCGTCGCAATGCTCGTAGTCCTGGCCGGTACCATCGCAGTAGCCGCAGCCTTCGTCCGAGTAGTCGCCGTAGTTGGCGTAATCGCAGTAATCGCCGTCGCAGTGTTCGTAGTCCTGCCCGGCGCCGTCGCAGTATCCGCAATTCGCGTCGACATAGCCGATCTTGATGCGGCAACCGCCGTCGTCCGAGCCGAGCGATACGGCGGCGGTTCCGAAGATGCCCAGTTTCAAGGCCTTGTTGCCCAAGCTCTGGAAGAACGCCCGGCGACTGATGGGGCTCAACTGGTCGGCGCGATGCTCGGTATCGTGGCCCATGAAGCTCATCCTCTCTGCGGGGAGTCACTGTCAGCGGGGGTGGATCGCGGCAATCGGTCCCGATAGTCCATTAGATTGGATTTAGCTTGGCGAATCAAGGGGGGCGGTTTCCTACCACGACCCGGACCATGCCCGAACAGCCCTTCCACCCGCTTGTTGGAGGGCTGTGTATGACTCCGGACCACGAGGTCGAACACGAAAGCATCTTCTCGAGCCAGGCGCGGCGATTCTGTGACGCTCGCCGGGCGGCTCGCTCTTCGTTGACCGGCGCGCTGAACGCGGCGATCATGAGAACGATGATGTGAACAGCCACATTGCTCCGCTTGAGGCATATATGGGCCGCCAGATCAGGCAACATCAGAAAGCCGACAAGCCCGCGGGCAGAACGCAGAGCGGCCTGCCCGTATGGTTGCCCCTCGTGGGTGGGCTGCTCGCAATCGGGATCGTGATCGCGATGGCGGCGTATGTTTTGAACAAAGACGGTTCCGCCCCGCAGTACACACCCCCCGCTGCGCAGGAAACCAAGGCGCCCGCGAGGCCGGCACCCGCGAAAACCGTTGACACCGGCAAGCTGGTCGGCCGGTGGCTGCGCACGGACGGCAACTACGTGCTGGAGATCCGAAGCGTAGACACCGCAGGGAAGGTGAACGCCGCATATTTCAACCCGGGTCCGGTCAACGTCTCCAAGGCCGAGGTCGCTTCTGATAAAGGTGAGACTCAGCTCGTGGTTGAACTGAAGGACCGTGGATACGACGGCAACTACTATACGCTTGCATACGATCCCATAACAGACCGCCTCACGGGCGTCTACCATCAACTGACCATGGGGCAACAATTCGACGTGGAGTTCGTCAGAATGCCGCGATGATGCCATTCGCGGCAGGCCGGTTGCATCCACAGGCGACCGGCCGCGGGTTGTCGCAAATAGAGTGACGAACGTTGACATCGACGAGAGTCTTCGAACGGAATGCCTGCCGACGACCCTTGACGAGCTGGGAGCAATACAGAAAGCCCCGCCACCGCCGACCGACTGCGGTCCACTGGTCAAAACCGCCGCAAGTCGGTTGGCGCTCGGCCGGCAGATTCGCACCGCTTCAGCGGCCGAGCCGCATCACTTGGCCGTACCCGGTTCTACCCTTATGATCCGGACATATGGGCAGAGGCCGCGCTATTGGGGCGGCCTGTGACCCGCACCGGAGCGGCTTGATGCGCGTGGTCTATTTCGGTTCCGGCGAGTTCGCTGTGCCCGCCCTGCGATGGCTGGCCCACAGCCCTCACGAGATCGCCGCGGTGGTCACTCAACCCGACCGGCCCGCAGGCCGCGGCAAGAAACAAACCGCCACGCCCGTCGGCGGCATGGCGGAGTCGCTCGGACTACCCGTATACAAGACCGAAGACACGAACGAGGCCGGGTTCGTTGAACAGATCAGGAGCCTGGGCGCGGACCTCGGCATCGTCGCGGCTTTCGGCCAGAAGCTCCATGCCCCACTTCGCTCGGCGTTCGCCGGCGAGTGTATCAACATCCACAGTTCGCTGTTGCCGAAGTACCGCGGGGCGGCGCCGATCAACTGGGCAATTCTGAAAGGCGAGCCGAAAACGGGGGTGAGCGTCTTTCGCCTCGTCGACCGCTTGGATGCCGGTCCGGTGCTGATCCGACGCGAGACCATGATCGGGTCCACGGAGACGGCCGCGGAGCTGCACGACCGTCTGGCAGGTATAGCCTGCGACGCCCTGGGGGCAACGCTGAAGCTGCTGGAACAGGATCTGCACCATCCCGGCGAGCCGCAGGACGAGTCGCTGGCCACGCAGGCACCCAAGCTCACCAAGGCGGACGGCATGCTGCGGTTTGATGAGCCGGCCGAGCAAATCGCTCTGCGGTGTCGGGCGATGTGGTCCTGGCCGGGGGCCCGGTGCCTGTACCGCAATGCCGACGGACGAACGGAGGAAATCATCATAGCCACGGCTTCGGCCATTCCCGCTCAAGCGAGCGAGCCGCCGGGGACGATCACTTCTCTGCTGACGGTCGCGACGCGGCAGGGAACGCTGGAGATTCACGGCCTCAAGCCGGCCGGCAAACGCGTCATGAGCTGGCAGGATTTCGTGAACGGCCGGCATGTCAAGCCGGGCGACCGGCTGGAGGCCGTCGGCCCGTAAGGAATCGCGGCACGCTTGATGCATGACCTCTGCTTGCCCACTGCGGCAAAGGGAAGCAAGCTATGTCGCACGGGACTCGGTAAGTCATGCAGTTTATCGTCTTTTCGGCTTTCGCGATCGTCTTGAGCATCCCCTTCGAGGGACCGGCTCGGGCATGGGTACTGGTAAGCAGCCCCGCTTGGATATTCGCCGCAGTCGCGGGCCACATTCTCGCCGCCGGGCTCGCCGGGGCGATCACCACGCGTCGCGTCAGGGCGAAGCTCGAACGTGAACCTTCCTGGTTGCCGGCAGCCCAGCGACGCCTGGGCCACGGCCACACGGTCATCCGAGCTGTTCTCCTGCTCAGTTTTGGGTCGCTGGTCTTCCTGACCGACTGGCTTCGGCTCATTCGAAGTTGGGACGGAATCGCCGCCGTCTGGGGTCTCGACGAAATCATCGCGATCGCTCCGTTTTTCGCCGCGATTCTGGCTTCATACGTGGCCGTCTATCCGGCCGACCGCGCCATCCGGCAGGTCGCGATGGAACTGAGACTCTGGGCATCGGTCCCCACCCGCCCGCCGTGGAGCCTGCGGGCGTTCGTCAGATTCATGTTCCGCCAGAACGTGCTCATCATTGCCGTTCCCATGTTACCGATCATGGTGGCCAACGATTTCGTGCAGTGCTATGCCGCCCCGATCCGAAAGGCCGCGTTCGGCATTGTGTGGGCCGACCAAGTAGTGCTGGTAGCGATCGCAGGACTCGTGTTCCTCGTGGCCCCGGTGATGCTGCGGTACATCTGGCATACGCGCGTGCTGCCGGACGGCGAGCTGCGACGGCGCCTCGAAGGCCTCTGCCGGCGCGTGGGGCTGAGATACCGCCGTATTCTGATCTGGGAAAGCGACGGCATGGTGGTCAACGCCGCGGTGATGGGCCTGATCAAACCGGTCAGGTACATTCTGCTGTCGGACGGGCTGTTGGAGATGATGGACGACGCTAAGATCGAGGCGGTGTTCGGTCACGAGGCCGGTCACGTCAAATGCCGCCATATCGAGTTCTACCTGCTGTTCGCCGTGCTGAGCATGTTGATCGTCGGCGGCGTCATGGAACTGATCGCGTTTGCGGCCTCGAAATGGCCGACGTTCTTCGACCAGATCGCCGACCTGGAGGCCTACCTGCCGCTGCTGGCCACCGTGATGATCCTCCTGATCTGGCTGCTCGGGTTTGGGGCGGTGTCGCGACAATTTGAGCTTCAGGCAGACCTGTTCGGGGCCAGGAATGTGACCCCTGGCGGAGAGGGTTGCCACTTGCCCTGTTTTGTTCACCGACCACCCCCGATATCGGCAGATCGCAGCAACCCGGCATCTGCTCAGGCGATCTGTGCGTCCGCCGCAGAGTTGTTTGCCGATGCGTTATACCGCATTGCGGCACTCAACGGCATCCCGATCGACGCCAAGAGCTGGCGACATTCCAGCATCGCCAACCGCATGGAGCAGTTGCGCGACTACGCGGTGCGGCCCGGAGCAGCGGCATGGCTGGACAAGAAAGTCTTGCTCATCAAGGGAACACTGCTGGGAGGCACTGCCGTCGGTCTTGTGGTCGCCCTCCTGATCTACTCGCCCCAACTCCGCGCGTGGTGCTGGGGCCGCTGAGGACTTCAAGGATCGGGTATGGGGGACTGCCCGAGAAGCACCCAGCGGCGCGGCTCCCAGGGAACCTCCTATACTGCTATCCGGACCTATACTCCCATCCGGATCGTAGAGGGATACGCTGAGAACAAGATCCGACCGGGCCAAAACCGGCAGGGGTTTCCCGCCCTCCGCCGGCGGGGCTCCTGAGACTGGCCGACAGGTCACGCCGTTCACCGCCGTAAGAAACCTCGGTGAGGGCCTTCCAGCATCGCTACGGCTCGCGGTCGCTTCTTCCCGCCCGCGCCAATCGGCGCGCTTCTACCCCCCTGACCTTACCGCGTCAAGCGGTTCAAAGCGGATCCGTCAGCCTGAGGGGTACGAATCGAGCCGGCCGCAGCGAGTCGAACATCTCGCTCATGCAATAAGTCCTTTACTGAAAACGGCCTATGCGCATCCATGGGCTGAGTGGCGACCTCGAAAACGGCCGGGCATACCCGGCTGCCAAGAGCGAGCGCGGCTTAACCCGTTCCGCTCAGAAGGCCGGTTCCGGAGCAGCCCAGCGCGTTATGGCCACGTGTGGACAACACGCGCCGGAGGTGAAGGCTGGGCATGAAGGCAGGTCAGATCGACGCGGGTCAAGAGGTAAACCATCGGGACACCGGGAGCGATACCTCGGGTATCAGCCGCTCTTTGGATACTGCCAGAGCATCCGTCCGGGTGGAGTGTCGGCCCATCATCCCTCTGCTCAGGTATCAGCAGGCCGACATCGAATCACCGGCGCGGTTCAGTTGGTGCTGCTGGTCTCGCCAGACAGGAAAGAGCTTCACCAAGTCGCTCAAGCGGCTTCTGCGAGGGCTGGCCCGCCGGCGAAACCAGATTCTCCTCTCGGCCGGCGAGCGGCAAAGCGCCGAGTTGATGCTCAAGGTGCGGCAGCATTGCCGGGCCCTGAACATCGCGTGCAGTTTCCACGGTGACCGCTTCTTCGAGGGAACCCGTTTCCGTCAACTGACGATCGAGTTGTCCAACGGCGTGCGGATTATCGGACTTCCGGCCAATCCCATGACCGCCCGAGGTTTCACCGGGGACGTCTTGCTGGACGAGTTTGCCATGCACCGCGACGACCGGGCGATCTGGGCGTCGATCTTTCCGACCATTCTACGAGGCGGGGGCGAGTTGGACGTGGCCTCGACGCCGAAGGGTCGCGACAACCTCTTCGCCGAACTGCGGACCAACGAGCGGTTCGCTCGGTCGGTTGTGACCCTGCACGACGCCGTGGCCGCGGGACTGGAGGTCGATCCGGAGGAGATCCGCTGCTCGATGTCGGACGACGAGCTCTTTCGGCAGGAGTTTCTCTGCGAGTTTCTGGACGAGTCATCAGTCCTTCTGAGCCATGAGCTGATCGCGGGCGTCGAGGATGCCTCGTTGGACAAGGCGCTGGATGAGACGCGGCTGCAACGCTGCAAGAGACCGCTCTACGTCGGCGTGGACATCGGCCGATGCAGGGACCTGACGGTGATATGGGTGCTGGAGGCGGAAGGTGACATCCTGGTCACGCGGGGTGTGCGGGAGTCGATGGGCGAACCATTCCGCGAGCAGTATCAGGCATTGCGGAGACTGCTGTCGCTGCGACAGGTGACCCGTTGCTGCATCGACGCGGGCGGCATCGGCATGGCACTGGCGGAGGCGGCAGTGGACGAGTTCGGTGGATCGCGAGTTGAGCCCGTCACCTTCACCGCCGCGGT is a genomic window containing:
- the fmt gene encoding methionyl-tRNA formyltransferase, whose protein sequence is MGRGRAIGAACDPHRSGLMRVVYFGSGEFAVPALRWLAHSPHEIAAVVTQPDRPAGRGKKQTATPVGGMAESLGLPVYKTEDTNEAGFVEQIRSLGADLGIVAAFGQKLHAPLRSAFAGECINIHSSLLPKYRGAAPINWAILKGEPKTGVSVFRLVDRLDAGPVLIRRETMIGSTETAAELHDRLAGIACDALGATLKLLEQDLHHPGEPQDESLATQAPKLTKADGMLRFDEPAEQIALRCRAMWSWPGARCLYRNADGRTEEIIIATASAIPAQASEPPGTITSLLTVATRQGTLEIHGLKPAGKRVMSWQDFVNGRHVKPGDRLEAVGP
- a CDS encoding M48 family metallopeptidase gives rise to the protein MQFIVFSAFAIVLSIPFEGPARAWVLVSSPAWIFAAVAGHILAAGLAGAITTRRVRAKLEREPSWLPAAQRRLGHGHTVIRAVLLLSFGSLVFLTDWLRLIRSWDGIAAVWGLDEIIAIAPFFAAILASYVAVYPADRAIRQVAMELRLWASVPTRPPWSLRAFVRFMFRQNVLIIAVPMLPIMVANDFVQCYAAPIRKAAFGIVWADQVVLVAIAGLVFLVAPVMLRYIWHTRVLPDGELRRRLEGLCRRVGLRYRRILIWESDGMVVNAAVMGLIKPVRYILLSDGLLEMMDDAKIEAVFGHEAGHVKCRHIEFYLLFAVLSMLIVGGVMELIAFAASKWPTFFDQIADLEAYLPLLATVMILLIWLLGFGAVSRQFELQADLFGARNVTPGGEGCHLPCFVHRPPPISADRSNPASAQAICASAAELFADALYRIAALNGIPIDAKSWRHSSIANRMEQLRDYAVRPGAAAWLDKKVLLIKGTLLGGTAVGLVVALLIYSPQLRAWCWGR
- a CDS encoding terminase family protein: MKAGQIDAGQEVNHRDTGSDTSGISRSLDTARASVRVECRPIIPLLRYQQADIESPARFSWCCWSRQTGKSFTKSLKRLLRGLARRRNQILLSAGERQSAELMLKVRQHCRALNIACSFHGDRFFEGTRFRQLTIELSNGVRIIGLPANPMTARGFTGDVLLDEFAMHRDDRAIWASIFPTILRGGGELDVASTPKGRDNLFAELRTNERFARSVVTLHDAVAAGLEVDPEEIRCSMSDDELFRQEFLCEFLDESSVLLSHELIAGVEDASLDKALDETRLQRCKRPLYVGVDIGRCRDLTVIWVLEAEGDILVTRGVRESMGEPFREQYQALRRLLSLRQVTRCCIDAGGIGMALAEAAVDEFGGSRVEPVTFTAAVKDELANRLRLRVEEQKIRIPADEAIRNDWHSVRRSVTTAGPARYDAARSGGGHADRFWAACLAIRAAGQPAGPIEYLHGPGLRFGREGTW